The region TAATCTCCCTCCCACTAGGCAGTGCTGGGGGCCATGCATCGGGTCTCCTTCTGCAactcctgcaatcatgggccctgaatctggccggTAGGCATCGCCCCTTATGCAGGGGCCATGCCTGCCTCTTCCACTGGGGGGATGTGAATGCTGCCTAGGCAACCCAGGGGAGTGGAAGATCCCAACCAGGAGATCAAACCTTGGATAGCAGTTGCCATGGGGCCGGCTTGTTCAATCCATGTTTGGATGAAACATTGAATTTTGCACACAGTGTAATATCCCTTGAGCAATTTGAGCCAGACTTGTGAAACTAGTGAGCTATGATGTGCTGTAGGAACTGGGAGAAAATGTACACCTTATTatcatttttcctttttaaacacagtaattcagtcttcTGTAACATGTACACCATAGTTCAACAACAGCATTTTGCATACAGGCTGtcttgtaatattttttttgctCTCAGAACCAGTTTCACAAGGCCTACCTCTGCTCATATACAAATTTAGGCATTCAGCAacctaaaacatttaaataaattacagtTAAAGCCCTAGCAAAACCATTAACATAATGTGAAGGGAAACTGTACCAAGATGTTTCACGGCAGTGGTGTTCCCACAGCAAAGAAAATTCTGTTTTTAGCAAAACTAAGATGCGCCTTCACTCTGCCGTGATATTTGCCCCAGGAAGGATAAGTTAATTGCAAACGGGCTGTGATGATTTGCGTGAAGGTAGCTGTGGTAGGTTGCTTTCTCACAATTCCGACTGGGGGCAAGCATGATTGTCACGTTTCCTCCTCCACCCCTGCTATGATTCTCTGAATGATAAGCAGTTGGTGTGGTAGAACTACAATCCATCATTTGCAGGCAGTGCTTTTTTGGCAGGGGACAACTAAGGTTTCTAGACTGTAAAGCAGTCTGACATGGTCAAGCCAACTCCACAAGCAACCTCTCTGTTTTAAATGTTTACCACCGATATTCCATCTCACAGGCAACTTTATGTTCTAAGTTCTGACCCAGAAAAGTGTACGATTAACCAGCTCGATCTAAAGTTGTTTTGAGAATTGTAAATCAGTTCCCTCATCTTTATCTTCTGACAAGTGGTGCATGTACATCCAGGGACACGTTTTGTAGAATGTGGTCCAAAGTGTCATAAAATGCAGTTTTCATTGGTATAAAATGATGAAGCAGTAAGTGTTTTACAGttgtgttttgggggtttttttaggggGAGGTTCCCTTTACATAGGATACAATAAATACCCAGTGAAAGACGAATGAACGTATTGGCCAGCATAGAGTCCGGCTGCCTGTTCGGAGGGCATCTGTATATAAACGCTATCGCCAGGCATCAGCTGAAGCACCAGACTGCCAGAAGCTTGGTCCAGAAAACCCTTCTTGTATTCATCATACGTATACATTAAAGGTTCATTGTTCTTGTATAAGGCAACCCAAACATTAGCACCTTTGCAATGAATGTGGTATGAAAAATAGTAAATTCCTGGGATTTCACAGGTGAAAATACCCGTTTGTGGGTTATAGTTCTGCCTGCCATTGTATAGCATCTTGTCAAATTTTATAGGTGCTCCAACTGGTGGAAAAGGTGTGGTTAGCTCCGCTGTAAACGCTGGCATCTCATACAGAACACCTCCGCTCTTGCCTTTTTTGGTTTTGTAGCCTGACGATGTTTTCATGCCATCTATTCCTGGTCCCATCTCTGGCAAATACTGTCCCATGACTGGCGGTGTAGGGGGAATAACTGCTGGATGTCCCGGGATACCTGGAGGCCCAGGAGGGCCTGGCAGACCACGTTGACCAGGGGGACCCAAAGCTCCAGGTTTCCCTGGTGGTCCCTGTGGTCCTGTAAAACCAGGTTTACCTACTCCAGGAAGCCCAGGTGGGCCTGGATGACCTTGTTCACCTTTAGGACCTGGAATGCCAGGAGATCCAATTGGGCCACTTGGTCCTACAATTCCTGGAATTCCAGAAGGGCCTTGTTCACCttggctcccaggaactccaggctCACCTTTATGTCCAGGTATCCCAGAAGTACCTGGAAGCCCGGGGAAACCTTTCTGACCAGCTTCTCCTTTTGGCCCTATTGGTCCTGGCAGCCCTCTCAGACCTGGAGGTCCACCTTCACCCGGAAAACCTTGCTTTCCTGGAAACCCATTTAAACCCGGCTCACCTTTGGGACCTGGAGGCCCTTGAGGGCCTTTTATGCCATCTTCACCTTTGGCTCCTGGCAATCCATTTCCACCCAGAGGACCCATTAATCCTGGGAGACCTGGTGGACCTGGCTGTCCTGGAGGACCACTCATACCAGGGATACCCATGTGGCCTTTCTCACCTTTAGGTCCAAGTGCTCCAGGAGCACCATCCAAGCCCCGGTCACCTTTTGTTCCTGGAAAACCTGGTTTGCCTAACCCTGGTAGGCCTGATGGTCCTGGTGGACCTGGTAGACCTTTTTCACCTTTTTCACCTGGAAGACCGATTTGACCAGGCAGTCCATCTTGGCCTGGCTTTGCAATTCCAGGAAGGCCAGGTGAACCCTGAAGCCCAGGTGGTCCACTTAGGCCTTGTGGCCCTGGTTCACCATGCAGACCAGGTTTACCTGGAGGTCCTTGTGGCCCTGGAAGCCCATTCTGTCCTGCTTTACCAATACCTGGAAGTCCAATTGGACCTGGAGGACCAAGCAAGCCAGGTGGGCCTTTCAGTCCTGGTAAACCTGGAATCCCAATTCCTTTGTCTCCCTTCGGCCCCTGAAGACCAGGAATTCCTGGTTGTCCTTTTGGTCCTGGTTCACCTTTTTGCCCTGGCTGCCCAGGGAATCCCTGGGTTCCTGGTTTTCCAACTCCAGGAATTCCTTGAGGGCCCAGTGATCCTTGTGGCCCTGGCAAGCCCGTGTGTCCAATCTCTCCCCTTAGGCCTACTTCACCTTTGGCTCCGGGAAGCCCGGTGGCTCCTGGTTTTCCGGGCATTCCTGGCATACCCGGTTTGCCAATCCCCGGATATCCTGGAGGACCTGGTGGCCCTGGCTTTCCTTTTACTCCTGGCATCCCATGGCCCGGTAATCCTGGGGGCCCTGATGGCCCTCTCATCCCTGGCTCCCCCGGTGGACCTTGCTCGCCTCGCAAGGCAGCCAGTGGAATTTCtgtggaataaaataaaaaaaaaagttaaaaggccATAATTTGCAAAGGGCACATCAGCAGCAAAATACTCAGTATCTTGGACAACTGGATCACCACCACAGTAAAAGATTTTCTTTCATAGTAAACGACTGCCCAGACTGAGGATTCATTGTTTTGAAGCTATGGAAAGTAACAGCTTGTTTTATTgtctgcactttttaaaatccctttCAGCCTGATTGGTGGGGGTCACGCCACATGATAGGTTTCTTCCAATACAATTACTGACCTGACCTGAGAAATCTTGAGTTTTTGCTCTTGCTTGGCTCGCTCATGTTTTAGGTAAGGAGTTGCAGGCTTAAAATTTGTTtcggttcatttttttaattttcttttgtgggggggtgtcttttttttttttttttttttttttttttcaggtttggtTTATTtccccaaactaaaaaaaaacaacaaaaaaccccttcccaaacaaaataaaattccccccccACACCAGCTCTATAAAATTAAGGTCCGGGCCTGGGCGTACCCCAATGTCCCTTCTGCGTTTTTCTCACccgatttgattgttttctttgcGTGAACTTATTTGGgatgaaagaaaggagaagtaaaCCTCTCTAAAGTAATCGCAGAGGAGAGAACAGACAAGTAACTGTGACATGCACTGCGGTCCCAGTAACTCCAAAATAAAACTCGTATGGGGGGGGTGCAAATTCTTATCAAACCTTTTCTCCATGGacagtgcactgctgctgagtTTCCAAATAATCCCCTCGTCGCCCGTTTCCTTACAGCATTAGGCCCTGGACTGGGCAGCGTTAAGTTCTTTGCTGGAGTTACAACCTCCTATCACCTTGGCACAGGTGACCTCTTCCCAGCCTGGGATGCGGGTGAGCCCTGGCGCTGAGCTCTCTGCTCGTGCCCTAGGTGGGGGCTCCCAGCGCGTCTCACTCTCTACGatggatttatttttaaagacaTCCACATAGAAGACAAATCCCCTCCgtgcatggtttgtttttttttttttgtttgtttgttttcattcgGCTTTACATTTTGAggtgaaacagaaataaaatggaagaaaacacaCTCCTCTTCTGAGCCCTGCTCTTTGCCCTCTGCAAGGCTACTCAGCACGTCCcagacctctctctctttcctaaaATAATGGTCTGCTCAGGACCTTAAGCTTGTGCTGGGTGGGTTTCCACTGCTGCTACTTTCTTGCAGAGCTTAGGAGTTTCTTAAAACAAGTTTTCTATGTTTATTCTCCAGGCTTTTAAAGCCTAAGTCCTCTACCTTATTTGTgatgatattttttaatgaaattattTTTGTGATAGTACTGTTTTAGTTACGGCTTTAACATTTTAATTTCTATTTATCCTTTTAGCTTATAAGttcatttacttttatttttacctttgttttaATTACGTAGGTTAATATTGTAAGCCGCTTAGACCTATATTTGAAAAGGTGGTAtagaagaacttttaaataataaataaaataaaaacaaaatgcttTTCAAGGCTGCACAAGGAGAGGGCACAACGTACTGCAACGCCAACACTAATTATGTAATGCTTTCCGTGGATCTAGAAATGTAGCAGGACAAAAAGACCACGCGACCTCTCTAGCTCATCTGCCACAtgaatttagctttacaattctcaTCGTTGTCCTTagtccatgctttcttgaattcagatacctttgctgtctccaccacctctacgcCAACTTGGGGGATCAACCttggggtgagagggggggaggacCCTTTGCATGGTAGTCTGCAGCAGGAGCTCCCCGGGCTGGCCCTGACGAAGCGTTTTATATGCGAGCAGTGGTAAGAAAGCGATCTAAGCAGGACAAAATGCATAAAACACATTATTATAAGCAGGAATGCTCTTTATACTGCTGTGAAGGTACCAGGGTAGTTACAGCTGTTGTGCAATCGGTGCGGGCACTGCGTAACCTCGTAATAATGTGTTTTATGCATTTTGTCCTGCCCTCCTTGGCTTGCAGTGGAGTGGCCACACGTACCCATAGTCGGTGGGCTTGGCAGAGGCCTGCATCTGTCTGATATTGCCCAGAGAAAGGCTGGGAGGTACCGCAAGGAAACCAGCTTGGTGTGTTGGAGGAGGCCGCACCCTCTGTTCCTAAAACTGGAAAGCCAGTTGTGTAATGTCTGCGCCTCCCCGTGCAGGATATTTTCTGTAGTCGGACAAAAGCGATGGTGAGGTTTCTCCTATCttcagagggaggggagaggaatccctgGATACACAGACCCTGATCTGTGCTCACCGTCGCCCAAATGCATCCAGAGATTCCCTCACCAccccttttatttatatatatatatatatatagtaaaaccTCCAAACCAAGCAATAATTCCATCGTGTCGCAGACGTGGCTATTCAAGACCTTTGCTatcaaatgattttgtttttactaCAGCCCAAGTACTCGTGTTGTACTGCTTTATGTTGCTACTGATGTATTATGGATGTTTGATGGTAAACCACCCCGATCTTCTTTGCCCGGAGGGGGCAATATACAAATAATTGCCAATAATAAGAGACCGGTGTCATCGGAGGGTCCCAGGATTGTTAGCGGTGGTAAAGGTGGAGAGGAAGGGACACAGCAGGGCCTGGATGGATGGGCCAGGCCTCACCAGCTGTCAGGCTCTAGGTTTCATGAAGGCTCAGCCAGGCCAGCCCTGGTAAATCAGTGTCAAGCACTGGGCATTGCCACGGGGAAGACCAGGGATCGGGTCTTCTCCCCCCTGGGGTGGCAGGGGATGTTGCAGACACGGCGTTGGCAGCCCGAGGGACGAAGTCCCAGTTGTGCAAACGCGACACCGAGGGGCTGGATCACGGGCCCGTGATGAGAGGGTTCCAAGAGAGGCCTGGGTGCATGACCCCCAGCCCAGGACTGGAGGGGGCTATaaaatagagggggagggggtaatcCCTGGGGTAGCCACAAATGATAGCATTGCCTCAAATGAATGGTTCATAAGAGTGGGAGGAGCTTTCAGAAATGTTGAACATTTGCTTCCGCTCAAAAGATGAAATAAAATCTGAATGAAAAAGGGTGAAAGATTTTGTTGGCTTTTCCTTCTAACCGAGCCTGCCCTTGCTTATCGCTGCGGCTTTAAGAGCCGCACGGTGTTCCTTTCATCATCCTGATTTATTTAGGACCTGCCTTTCCTGCCAGGGAGTTCGAAGAGTTGATGCATTGCAACATGGTAATTATGGTGCATGACTCTTGATAAACAGTACTTAAATACTTAAATAACATTGCCCAAGTAAGTGAATTTCCGttttgagttttttgtttttctcggAACTCTTTACCTTTGCCATCTTTCCTGAGCATCATCTCTTTGCCAAGCATCTGCATCTGGGGGATTTCCTTGGTGTACTGGGGCAGCTGGGGGATTTCTTTCCCGTACTGCAGGTGGGGCAATGGCTGCCCCAGGACTGGGTACTGGTGGGCCACCTGGGGCGGCAGCTGTTTCATGCCGTAGTAAGCGCCGCCTCGGCTGGATCTTACCAGCGCCAGGTGAATCACCACGGCCAGCCTCAGCAGTTGCACAAGGACACGATGTACAGCCATAACCCTgcggaagaaaaaaaaccaaaacaaaaaccccacaggCGATCAACGTTACTGCTGTTAATAGCTGGTGGAAAATTAACCCTCTCTTTGATAAGGAGGGTGCCTGTAATTAGTTAAAAGGGTGATAATTCCCAGGATGACTTTGGATGCTTCAACTATTCTCGTTAGTGATTCACAGTTAAGGCCTACAGACctttaataaaactatttcttcCTTATGGAAAAGTAAAAATCCCGGGATGGCACTACAGAAACTGTGTCCTCCAATTCAAGTTCGGGCCTGATGTCACCTGGTTTTAAAATCTCTAAGAGCCggattcattaaagcttttctcccattttgtgtctctggGAATAGCAGGTACCCGGTTAGTGAGCTTCTTGGGCATGCATAGGCCTGGCTTGGTCACTCCTCACCTTAAACATTTTGGGAGACAGTTGGGGGAAGCcattagctctctctctctcctattacCTGCCCAAATGCCAGCAATCACAGAGGCCGTCCAGAATATCCCCGGAAGGCAAGCTGTGCGGTGGGCTTGGAAGACTCAGGTTATCCCTGGAGGCCTCCCCCTTCCTAGCAAGCGTGAGCAATGAGGATTTTGCACCAAAGGTTTTATTTGGGCAGTTTTAGGAGTTGAACAGCTCAGAGACTTAATTTCTAGAGTCAGGCAGAGGGCATGCTCTTTTCTGTACCccctcctccgacttaatatcctagcgatattaagtcggaggaaccgaaaatgtaaaaaaaaatttaaaaagaaaagaaatgggccGGCCAGTCCGGTTAGgagaacggacgctcaattttaccggcgtctgtttccctaaccgatcgctgtcagcgggttcggaaaaccgacgctcgtaaaattgagcgtcggtttcctgaacccgctgacagagcccctctcctgggccaagagGCGTGAGGGGCGCTTAATCGTCCCTCTCGGCTCCTTTTAccgcgacccctcatttacatagaggaccgcgcgcccaggagaggtgtctgggtgcgcatcgggagagcgggcgctcaaaacggagcgcccgctctcccgcagtcTTTTCCGTATTGGGCTGTTTGTGTGGAAGCTTCTCTCCCAGAGCCTGAGTCTACAGCGGTTCCCCTTGCTAGATAAATATAACCACTGCCCCTGCGGCAGCGCAAGTAAATTCTGCGGCAAGAGGTTGAAGAAACCTGTGGCAGTTATGCGGcctatttgcatacatttgaagtGGTTTGCATGCTGCTCATTtgcattttactttataaaaataaagttggtTTTTGATATTGCTTTTGTCTGTTTAATTTATTTGGTacattttggagaggaaaggaacTTAATGATCaaagctaggaagagagaaggggtaaATAATGAGGGGAGAGGGTCttgaagggatgggaagagggatAAGGAACTAaagcagagaggggaggggaagagagggaccaTGACCAGCCTGGGTGTCTCAACCAACCTACTGCTCTCCCTCCTGTTCCCTACAAGCTGCCTGGGAGTAAGAGATAAACAACAGGAGGGGAGAGACTTGACTAGGGAGCAGAACAGGTCTTCTTCTCTTTGCTCTTCACTCCAAActcctcgctccccccccccccctctcccctcctgcaggtaacaggaagggaggggctggattagggagcagagtggttcTTCCCTTGACTGTTCAATCTAATCCAACCTCAGCCCCATCACTTCCCCTCCTGTTCTGTGCCTGGGAGTGGAGGGGCCGGAGAAGAATGCAAAAGGCTGTACTCTCTGTTGAGTGGCATTCTTGCACAAGCCCTGGCTATGTGCCTATTCCTAGCCAGGGGGTCAGGCTTTGGGGATAAGAGGGGAGAGTGCTGGGTCATCCACGGGGGACTTTGTTGCTACGAGAAGTACAGGGAGGGTGCCGGAGACTCACAGTGCACCActaaggagaggagagggggaatggaggagcagaggaagaagaaaaaaatggtgATCCTGGACCAGGAAGGAGGAGATCCACAATTACCCACTTCCTTCTGAGGCCAacataaccctcccccccccacccaaaagcCCATCTGATTGCTTCCCACCCCCTCCAATGCCCTCATCTCCATTTGTACCAACTgcgatcccctcactcatcctcctcGTGCTCGCCCCTTCCTTCCCTCGCTTTCGCCTACACATTCTCCCATCCCCCTACTCTCCACATTCCCTCAGCCAAGCTCTCATTCACTTTCTCCTGGTGTTCTCTCCCATCCCCCCACTCTCCCTCAGCCAATTTCTCCTCTCATCCACatttcccatctctctctccccccccgatCCCATCACTCGCCCTCCCACATCAGCGAGGGGCCAGGAGTAGAAAAGCGGCATTGCAGCGTCTTGGGCCACGTCAcccttctctgctgctgctggggtcAGAGTGGGGCTTTCACCCTCCTCTAAGGTCTGAGAACTGCTGTCCTCGTAACCCCAAACTGGCACGGAAGAGGGGTGATGTGCCGGCACTGCCAACACTGCCGCTTCTCCTCCTGCTTGCACCCAGTGCCTGGTTGCCTGTGGTGGTTCTGCTGGGACCAGCAACTCCACGGCAAGGCTTGAATTTTGCGATCCTTACTGTGGCCATGGATTTGCAAGAGACCGGGGTCCCTGTATCTAATGAACAGGATAGCACAATCTGCTTCTGTCTCTGaaagttatacatttttaataacaaATAAATCCTGAAAGGCATTAACTTAAACTCTTGCAAACTGGCAGGATGCGGGCATACGAGGCTTGCAATAGAATTATTTCAGAACAGTTACTGAATAAGAAAATGCAACACATCAGAGAGCAGGTGAGCTTACGGGAGGTCACTTCTGAACTGATGCATCGTATATACCTGTGCAAGCTCATAAAGCAGCAGGCTTGTATGACAAGTGTCAGAAAGAGCATGGAGCtttataacatagtaaatgacagcagctAAAGACCCAGATGATCTATCTaatttgcccagcaagttgtttagggtagtaactgctgccccaGGCAGGTTacccttctattaagggtagtaatatcaCGTGTCTGGTCCCGGCCTGGAGATCTCCACTTTTTGGGagaatatattatataatatatatacacatgggATTATGGTTCTTTGTATCCATAAAATGCTGCTGTTGTGTTTATTTGACGTTATGCTTGATGCCTCCATAGTACGTAGGCCTGATCCGCTCTGCATACACAAAGTGCTACTAATAGCCAAAAAGCGAATAGCATTGCAAAGAACACAATCTCAACTGCCAGATCTACAGAATGATGCCGATGGGAGTGGTTAGCACCAAAAGAAGGGGGATTGAAGGAGAAGATGCAATCTTTTGGAATATTTGAAACctggttttgttttctattcctttccgaTTCAAGGCCAGATTTTACACAGTTCATTGACTGTAGGCCATCAAGAAATAGGGTTTATAGCTCCCAGCTCCCAGCTTCACTACTGGGGCAGTTAGCAGTGACAGAACAGGTACAAGCTGGCAGACTCTCAACACATTTCCCTACATTGATCCAGTGACATTGCTTCCCACCTACCCATCTGATATGTCAATATCTGCAAACTTGGAACCCACCCTCAAGACGAAAGAGTCCCTGCGTTCTGAGGGACGTCGGAACAAATCTCTGCCTGATGGCAGAAGCCAGAAGGCGATGGCGTCTATGGCGTACGCTTCATGGCAATACACAACGAGGAGTCCATCAAGGGAGCCGTGGGAGAACCTGACCCCCTGCTCTCGCATGGGGTTTAATGTACCTGCTGGAGCTCTGTAGGGGGTGCAGGGATGAAAAGCTGGTTATGACTAATGTTGATGGGTTTACAACCTTAGGACAGATTTCTTTAcgattttcatgatttttatctttcatttaaaaattttgaaTATGTATTATGACAGCAAGCGATGCTAAGATTAtaattaattttgaaaaatttaataTGAAATAATTAGTCAACAAAAAAACATGTTATACCTTTGAGGATAATTGCTAAAAAACAATCGCTATAATTTTATGATTCAACAAACAAACTCACTGGAGAAGGTATCAGATTAAAGTGCTCGcagtctcacaggctcttgccctgtacagggctacaacccttctcatgttATGGCACTGTTAGATCACATCATCTACCAATCCCACGTGAGAatgttaactttttttctttcaaatgtgAAAAACTCCAGTGAGTTTGTTTGTTGAGGGCGGGAAGACAGCTGACAGCAAGCAAGCGAGCgcaaaaaaagaattgggaaattAGCAGTAAAAGCACAAGCAAAGAGATAAGTGACTTAATATATAATTTCACGTAATAGTTGGGTGTGAATTTTTAATAATAAATTTTATtgggtgagagaaaaaaaaattttcacatttgaaagaaaaaaagaaaaaaagttaacatTCTCACGTGGGATTGGTAGATGATGTGATCTAACAGTGCCATaacatgagaagggttgtagccctgtacagggcaagagcctgtgagactgCGAGCACTTTAATCTGATACCTTCTCCAGTGAGTTTGTTTGTTGAATCATAAAATTATAGCAATTGTTTTTTAGCAATTATCCTCAAaggtataacttttttttttgttgactgCTAAGAATTTGAGGAAGTGAGCCATTATTATAAACTAATATGAAataattaaacagaaaaaaagaaaagaaaacatagaaTCCAAAAAAATAACCAATAAGGAAAACCTTCTTCTTTAAAATATTGTGATATCTCATAACTTGTGATAACTTATTTAGAGTGTAAAAATAAGATGATCTGAAATCCTGACATGAAAAAGTAAAatatagagagagagcagaaagaaCAGAGCCATCAAATCATCTAATGTCTGTATGGGGTGGAGGATTTTCATCATTTCTGTCTGCTTAACTTAAACCCCAATGCATTGTGGTAAGTGTAGTCCTGCCTGTTTCCTTTGAAATCAGGATGGGAGAGTCACAAAGGTCCAGACTCTCCCGCTAAGGGGCCTGGGTCAGTGACAGCATTGGGCCTAGTGAAGCATCTGAAGACAACAAGACCAACAACAAAGCCCCAGAGTCCCAGGGGAAGGTGAAGAGAGGGAGTCCTTGGCATTGCCTGAGGGCAACACCTGGCCGCTGGATTCGGGACCCATGATGGAAGGTTTCTGGAAGGAGCAGCCGTGCCCGGCCCACAGCCCAGGACTATCATTGCAATGGCTGcactaaagtcaatgggggaggggagggggaaatccccaggtagctgtgaatgaagattCATGGCACCAGGTCCCAGCCCTGGATTTGACTAAGCTGGAAGTACAAAAATACAGAAGGAGACTGCtggataaaaaacaaaacaaaacagtaaaaaagcAAATATTCACCGGAATATGGATTTGCAGAGCAGTTGTGTAGTACAAAAACCATATTAAGGAATAATCTGCACCGTGCTACAGGGTGGTgggctagttaaaaaaaaaaaaaaaaaagggttggggagctgtgaaggagtggagagagacaCCCCTGGCTGAGAGAAGGCGACGGGGAAAGACCTTACCCGATCCAACCGCTGAGGCTCGAAGAGAGACCTGGTGAGAGACCGAGCCCGGGAAAGAGGCGTGGCTCTAGCGTCATCAATCAGCGTCTACTGCATATAATTCAAGCAGTAGACCCGAGAAAGCCGGGGAGCtgtgaaggagtggagagagacgcccctggctgagagAAGGCGATGGGGAAAGACCTTACCCGATCCAACCGCTGAGGCCCGAAGAGAGACCTGGTGAGAGACCGAGCCCGGGAAAGAGG is a window of Rhinatrema bivittatum chromosome 15, aRhiBiv1.1, whole genome shotgun sequence DNA encoding:
- the COL8A1 gene encoding collagen alpha-1(VIII) chain isoform X1, yielding MAVHRVLVQLLRLAVVIHLALVRSSRGGAYYGMKQLPPQVAHQYPVLGQPLPHLQYGKEIPQLPQYTKEIPQMQMLGKEMMLRKDGKEIPLAALRGEQGPPGEPGMRGPSGPPGLPGHGMPGVKGKPGPPGPPGYPGIGKPGMPGMPGKPGATGLPGAKGEVGLRGEIGHTGLPGPQGSLGPQGIPGVGKPGTQGFPGQPGQKGEPGPKGQPGIPGLQGPKGDKGIGIPGLPGLKGPPGLLGPPGPIGLPGIGKAGQNGLPGPQGPPGKPGLHGEPGPQGLSGPPGLQGSPGLPGIAKPGQDGLPGQIGLPGEKGEKGLPGPPGPSGLPGLGKPGFPGTKGDRGLDGAPGALGPKGEKGHMGIPGMSGPPGQPGPPGLPGLMGPLGGNGLPGAKGEDGIKGPQGPPGPKGEPGLNGFPGKQGFPGEGGPPGLRGLPGPIGPKGEAGQKGFPGLPGTSGIPGHKGEPGVPGSQGEQGPSGIPGIVGPSGPIGSPGIPGPKGEQGHPGPPGLPGVGKPGFTGPQGPPGKPGALGPPGQRGLPGPPGPPGIPGHPAVIPPTPPVMGQYLPEMGPGIDGMKTSSGYKTKKGKSGGVLYEMPAFTAELTTPFPPVGAPIKFDKMLYNGRQNYNPQTGIFTCEIPGIYYFSYHIHCKGANVWVALYKNNEPLMYTYDEYKKGFLDQASGSLVLQLMPGDSVYIQMPSEQAAGLYAGQYVHSSFTGYLLYPM